In Leptidea sinapis chromosome 2, ilLepSina1.1, whole genome shotgun sequence, the sequence TATCCACGCGGTCGAGGAAGCGGTGCTTTGCTGTGCTATTGTCACGAGAGTACTTGCGTATATCACGGCGACTAATTAGTAGCGGTTCTTCCGGTTACGAATACCTTCAGTCAGAACGAAGTCGATATATACatggtggttttttgagaagggcggtgatggccaagtcggaaactacgagacttagagaaaagtcgtgaaaggagccATGCCTCCGATTTAAAAGAAACCAACAACTACATACTTAGTTTGttaacttttgacggaaatcgacccgaatgattattaaaaaaaaatacatcctgtaataatacaggatgtatttttttttcaataatgaaCCAATGGATTCTGTTGCTGATGAGGATCTGTaataatacaggatgtatttttttttttcaataatgaaCCAATGGATTCTGTTGCTGATGAGGATCAAACTTTGTTaagatatgtattactaaaatataCGGGATACGGGAATTTCTGGGCATAAATGTAATAAGTTGAGATatcgttgaaaaaaattgtcatatttttctattttaaaatataaaagaatagCCTAATTCACAATCTACAAGACGAGAAATCTTAAAATTTACGTTAATAACTTAATAAGGGGTTCTTTCTCCAACGAAAAATTCTGCGAAACGTTCCACTTGCCTTCGCAGTACTACCCAACGTAGGTCTTCACCATATAGTGATATTCGGGCTTCCTCCGAGAATAATAACTCTGCACGTCTCATTCTCTTATAGCAACTGCTAATAATATAAGCTAAACATTGCAGAtagtaacattataaaaaaaacttaacggTTTCTTCAACTTCAGAACTTCTCATCCGCTTAGACTGCCGTTTACGATTAAGACTTTTCATCacaatgtttaataatattatgtatcttcAAATGAGCGAAATGATTGAAACTCTCACCGCATACACGACATGAAAATATCTTCTCACTAGTATGTTTTCTATTGTGTCTCTCCAGATACCTTCGATAGTggaaacctttaccacaaatTTCACATCGGTAGGTCTTCGCCAGTATGTGTTATTTTATGTGCCTCATAGTCACTTAAATCATGGAAATTCTTACTACATACATTACATGAATGTATcttttcacctgtatgtattctattgtgcCGCTTCGAAGAACTTAAATCATtgaaacttttaccacacaCATTACAGGAATACGGCTTTTCGCCAGTATGTATTCTTCTATGTCTCTCCAATTCACTAATATAATGAAAACCTTTATAACATACATCACAGGGATAGCGACTATCTCcactatgtattattttatgtttctccaAATCACTGAAATCACTGAAACTGTCGCTACACAAATTACACGGAAATTCCCTTTCAccattatgtaatttattatgtcTCTTCAAAGAACTATTGtcattgaaactcttaccacacaccTTGCAAGAATAGACTTTTTCTCCAGTATGAATTCTATTATGTCGTTTCAATGAACTCACCtcactgaaactcttaccacattcATTACATGAATATACTTTTTCACCGGTGTGAATTCTATTATGCCTCTTCAAACGACTCACATCATAAAAATTCTTACCACACACTTTACATGAATAGGGTCTTTCTCCGGTGTGTATTCTTTTATGTGACTTCAGATGATGAGAACGATTGAAGCTCTTACCGCACTCATCACATGAATACGGCCTTACACCGGTATGAATTCTGTTGTGTTTCAGTAAAGAACCTGCACATCCAAACGTTTTACCACATACAGAACAAGCACGCCGTTTATTTTTACTAGGTCCAAATTTAGGATCACTCATTAGTAACAGATTGTGTGTGAGGatatctttattttcattatcagataatataatattattaattatatttatgttaggTTGAATAATTAATGGAATTTCTATTCCATTCATACTGGCTTCTATATTTTCAGGTTTGGTAAACTCAGTTCTACTATTTActtctatatttgatattctCTCGTAATGTTCTTCGGAATATGCCAACTTGTTTATGTTATTTGTATCTATAATTAACTCTTCTGTCGTATTAAAATCACCGCCGTAACTGTTTTCAGTTGTATTTAACTGTAAGTTTTGGCCGTTAATCATGTTTAGTTTCTTGTATGTCATTTGTTGTATTATGTTGTCACCGTCGTCTCTTTTATCGCTTTTTTCTTGTcctatttctttattttctcTAGTCCTTCTTGCTTTTGAAGCTTCAActgcaatataaaaataatttctttaacCGTCAATTCCGTTTTAATACCCATGTgattactatttaattttattgatactGAATATTtgtgaatgaatgaagaaagaatgacaaatcaaatatataagtaaaGTGTGTGGACAAGTCGGTCGGAGACCTCGCAGAACATTTGTCGACCAAATCGGGGACGTTCTGAAAAAAGGTAAGGTCCTAAGCATCCGGGACCGGCGAGCGAAGAGTAAATAATGTAGCAGAAGCgggtgaggtttgtaaggatagaagcaagtgtcattctattgtctctgcctattCCGACGAAACAGgcgtgtttgtgtgtgtgtgtgaatattTATTAGGATTTATTCAGGACGTATTTGCTATGTTATGGGTAACCTTTATTTGTAACTATCAGTATGTAATCTTCTTTACAGTTCAATAAATTGAACACATATATTGTAAAATGGCGGGCTCTTAGGTTGTTCGTGTTAAATGCATGTTTCTGTAAAAATAACCAACGTAACCTAGTTTTGCTGCATCATCACCTGGTGTCTCATGCTCTTCCACATCTATCTCCACTTCTAACTCCTGTTTAATGAATACAACTCCACCTTGCACActgtctttatttaaataactgttGACTTCATCATCAACCTTTCGTGAATTGACCGATTCTAAAAAAATAGTATCGTTTAATAGGTTAGTTAGAAAGCTGAACCTGATGAAGGTTtcatttttgtttcttttttaaaggGCAATAGGCATTTTGGTACCACCCTCCAACAGCAATAATTGTTGTATCGTTGAATAGCTCTTAATCATACAATGAATATTTACTATGGCCACTTTCATTAATTCATAGTCCGTTTGTAAATATTGCGTTATGAAtgtgtagattttttttgttatttcagtccctttttattaaacttatttctGGTTTTCTAAAACTGGTAAAACTggttttcttcattttttattaataatattcataaatgatGCAGCTTCTTAAATGAAGTCTCAGTCGAGCAGTAGACTGAGATTCATGTAATGATTTTCCCCCTAAAAGCGATATAGTTACGAGATCTAGTCACTCATAAACACTTAGTTCGACATCAGTAAAAACCAGCAAAAGCAAAGTTTGAGTAGATTATCCGAACGGACAGCAAATCGAGACAAGCGCCAAACATACTTGTATATACAACGTGAATCAAAAAGGGtttactatgctttgaacccaacattccttaggtcatctctaatgactatgtgaagtcagaaatgaattagcgtTATATTTGAACACAATATTTAAAGTCCacagttttcgcaaaaactatgcatcccgcaacccttatcagctgcttttctgaactctctttgacctaaaagtagatgtgacataatatcagataatagtaaaatgcctactgcTCATTTCACCTGTGAGGAAAATTAtaatctcattttgccatgaagacgaa encodes:
- the LOC126971507 gene encoding zinc finger protein 239-like, which gives rise to MTYKKLNMINGQNLQLNTTENSYGGDFNTTEELIIDTNNINKLAYSEEHYERISNIEVNSRTEFTKPENIEASMNGIEIPLIIQPNINIINNIILSDNENKDILTHNLLLMSDPKFGPSKNKRRACSVCGKTFGCAGSLLKHNRIHTGVRPYSCDECGKSFNRSHHLKSHKRIHTGERPYSCKVCGKNFYDVSRLKRHNRIHTGEKVYSCNECGKSFSEVSSLKRHNRIHTGEKVYSCKVCGKSFNDNSSLKRHNKLHNGEREFPCNLCSDSFSDFSDLEKHKIIHSGDSRYPCDVCYKGFHYISELERHRRIHTGEKPYSCNVCGKSFNDLSSSKRHNRIHTGEKIHSCNVCSKNFHDLSDYEAHKITHTGEDLPM